Part of the Octopus sinensis linkage group LG10, ASM634580v1, whole genome shotgun sequence genome is shown below.
acatactatgAATTACGGTGCATCCCATGGTGAAGAAGCATCTCTTCTGCAACGTGGGATGCACCGTAACTCGATCGTTGCGATGAATAAAGTTTCCAGTACACTCTGGGGGTATTTTAGTTTTACAGGGAATGAGCCTTTTACATTGAAGTAGCGATAACCTGACTTGGAAACTCTAGCAAATAATTTATTGagcattttgccgtttatatgtTGTAGATTTACACTTTACTTTTTCAGCTGTACCTGTGCATTGCTGTTTCAGTTGCACAGTTTAGAGTGTAGGATTCCGAATCCTGTATCACCAAATCGCCTCTGTAGTTTTCTTTTCTCACGTCTTCCTCGTGATGTGTGAAGTTGTTCTCGGTGTTACGTTTCATAGCTACAACGATCTGTAAGATACTTTTAGCaggaataaaatttaatttttaaattacgtACCCATGCTGGTTCAGGCTTTCTGCTTGAATCTCGAATACGTGGCTTCAGCTCTTTGCAAAACACTAGTGATGTAATAGCTGAGATGTATAtcaaaatttctttttccttttctttctttcagaattTCATCAACAGTTGAGTCATTCATATCATGGaaggattgaaatatattttcataatttctttgttaaaaacttatatctatgcGCAAGATCCGATAATTGATACTACCACTGGGAAGATCAAAGGATCAACCATTTCAGTTCAGAATGTTGATCTTGATGTATTTCTTGGAATACCATTTGCTAAACCTCCTGTTGGTAATCTAAGATTTAGAAGACCTGAACCAATTGAAAGGTGGAGTGGTATAAAAGACACCAAGGAGCATGTTTCGGCATGTGCACAACAAGCACAGGGAGTTGTTGATCCTGAGAGTTTATGGAACCAGAAACTAATATAAGTGAAGATTGTCTTTATTTGAATATTTGGGCACCAACAGAATCACGGAAATCTCGCTCAAATTTAATCACGATGATTTGGATTCATGGAGGTGCATTTGTTTCTGGGTCAAGTACGCTGGAAATGTATGATGGAAAATGGTTAGCTACCAGTCAAAATATTATCGTTGCATCGCTAAATTACAGATTAGGGCCCTTTGGTTTTCTTTCCTTAAATAACGAGCGTGCTCCGGGTAATATGGGATTGCTTGATCAAAACCTCGCTATAAAGTGGATTCATGATAATATTGCATCTTTCGGAGGAGACCCTGGTAGCCTGACACTGTTTGGACATAGTGCTGGTTCAGCATCTGTTGGTTTTCATACTATTTCCCCACTTTCTCGGAAGCTTTTCAGGAATGCTATCATGATGAGTGGGTCAACCACCTCCGACTGGGCAATTAGATCAATAGATAGAAACATCGATAGAGCAAAAGCAATGGCTTCTGCTCTTAAATGTACAGTGGATAACACTAAATTGATGTTAGATTGCTTTTTAGAAGCTGATGCTAAAAAAATAGCTGAAGCCCAATCTTTCAAGTTAGATGACTACTTACAAGTTACATTCACTCCTGTTGTCGACAATTACTTCTTATCAGGAAATCTAAATGAAATTCTGAACGATAAAACCGTGCAAAAAAATGTGCTAACTGGTTTTGTCGAAAATGAAGGAAGTATTTTTGTTCTGACGGCATTTCCCAAAGAAATCCCTGTAAATGGGATTGCGACGATGGGAACAGATACTGCACATAACTAATGAAAAGTATTACTCAGCCAACATATCTAAATTCTCTGCAAATGGATGTCATCACCTATCTTTATGGTTCTCGTGTCTTCTCCGTTACTGAAGCtgaaaaatacagatacataatAGAACAAGTAGCAGGAGATACAGCATTTACATGTCCTGCTTTTAAATTCGCCGAGCAATTCAGCCGCCATTCCAACGTCTACATGTATTCGTTCGAGTTTCGATCGCGATTAAATCCCTGGCCGAAATGGTTGGGTGTAGTGCATGGATATGAGGTTATATTTACATTTGCGCACCCGTTATCTAGAAAAGAGTTTGCAGAAGAAGATAAAATAGTGACAGAAAGAATGTCAAGCTTTTTTGTAAACTTTTCTAAATCAGGgtgagtttttatttatttatttgtttatgttactTTTTgcgtgtattggtgtgtgtatgtgtgtgtctatactcaTTTTTGGTCTCCTTTTTATAGTTCTTGCTCGTTCTATGGCAATTTCTGTACACTGAGAGAAGTACGTATATTTACTCACCTCACACTTTCGCATACAAAGCGATTCATTCAATTATACAGGTACTGACGCAGAGAATCATATACACGCGCTCGCGTGCATACTGTcacgtactcacatatacacacacacgcacatacacacatacacataataacaGCCACTAACTAATGTGTTTTTGACCCTTTCGGCAAGAAAGGGAGATAAATTTAGACATATATAAGTTCTATAATACCTCAATAAAATATAGACTCCCCAGTACTAGCCAATGTAGTAATGAGAGAATTTCGAAGTAGAAACGTTTGTGTATTGACTTAGAAAAATACAGTTACTCAAACTTTGATAAAAGTCACCGCAGAAAACTCTCAGACCTTGAATCACTCTGTTACCTCTGTTGAatattggtatatacatacaaataaacctacatacatacatgcatacacacacacacacacacacacacacacacacacacacacacgtatatatatatatatacatacacacattttagtTCATCTCATTAGTAATGTCCggattttaaataaggaaagcaAGTTATCAAATCttacattttaatgaaatttgatcGTCAATATAGTTTCCATAATCATCTATGACATCTTTCCATCtattcgtaattttttttttatcgcattAGTGACAATACCTTTCGATTTTGAAGAGGAAAACCCCGAATTACAACTTCCTCAGTTATTTTGAGAGTTAATCCATCCAAATGATTCTACGGAACAAATGGTAATCTGAAGAACAAGGTCTGGGGAAGAAGATGGATGAGCAATTTTCTCCAAGCCAAGTTCCTCGATCTTCTGTAACGTGATCTTTACAGTGGTATCTTGCATTGTCCCGATGAAACACCACACgctttcgattcactaaagcaggactttttcttcaaagcttcgtTCAAACGGTCTAATAGTTGAAAGTATATTTGCTCATTGATTGTTACATTAGCTGATAGCAACTCAGTGTGGCTTCTG
Proteins encoded:
- the LOC115216734 gene encoding LOW QUALITY PROTEIN: acetylcholinesterase-like (The sequence of the model RefSeq protein was modified relative to this genomic sequence to represent the inferred CDS: inserted 2 bases in 2 codons), translating into MEGLKYIFIISLLKTYIYAQDPIIDTTTGKIKGSTISVQNVDLDVFLGIPFAKPPVGNLRFRRPEPIERWSGIKDTKEHVSACAQQAQGVVDPESLWXPETNISEDCLYLNIWAPTESRKSRSNLITMIWIHGGAFVSGSSTLEMYDGKWLATSQNIIVASLNYRLGPFGFLSLNNERAPGNMGLLDQNLAIKWIHDNIASFGGDPGSLTLFGHSAGSASVGFHTISPLSRKLFRNAIMMSGSTTSDWAIRSIDRNIDRAKAMASALKCTVDNTKLMLDCFLEADAKKIAEAQSFKLDDYLQVTFTPVVDNYFLSGNLNEILNDKTVQKNVLTGFVENEGSIFVLTAFPKEIPVNGIATMGTDTAHXLMKSITQPTYLNSLQMDVITYLYGSRVFSVTEAEKYRYIIEQVAGDTAFTCPAFKFAEQFSRHSNVYMYSFEFRSRLNPWPKWLGVVHGYEVIFTFAHPLSRKEFAEEDKIVTERMSSFFVNFSKSGNPNNGGCSDCSNDPWPKFTPENQKYIVIDDKAEPETKENYMNNICGFWTDLLPKMDRPIVQDQQADHKISGHSREEF